In Nymphaea colorata isolate Beijing-Zhang1983 chromosome 3, ASM883128v2, whole genome shotgun sequence, a genomic segment contains:
- the LOC116249596 gene encoding protein ENHANCED DISEASE RESISTANCE 2-like — protein MCPTKKGKEAPVGSGSGGSEGVRGGGVEVEPAWMEEARSGGSLKTVDLNTGTNGWASPPGDVFNVRGPNYFPRRQKSPANPAYLLSPLGVDWLRSTGRLDDVLGRPDNLVAGALRRAQSRGESLKAFLLAVNLQVPGRDHHSAVFYFGSEEPLSPGSLLFRFVNGDDEFRNARFKIVNRIVRGPWIVRAAVGNYAACLLGRALQIRYVRGPNYLEIDVDIGSSALANAILHLALGYVTTVTIDMGFLVEAQAEEELPERLIGAVRIAHMEMGSAVPIGITESAMTTAAAASAGKHHHAKGGGRSLSKVKHVDKDGSVADEVRPNGAS, from the coding sequence ATGTGTCCGacgaagaaagggaaggaggcgCCTGTGGGCTCCGGGAGTGGCGGTAGCGAAGGTGTCAGAGGAGGAGGGGTGGAGGTAGAGCCCGCTTGGATGGAGGAAGCGCGGTCAGGCGGCTCCCTCAAGACTGTCGACCTCAACACAGGTACTAATGGGTGGGCGTCCCCTCCGGGCGACGTGTTCAATGTCCGGGGCCCCAACTACTTTCCCCGGCGCCAGAAGAGCCCCGCCAACCCGGCTTACCTCCTCTCCCCTCTCGGCGTCGACTGGCTCCGTTCCACCGGTCGCCTCGACGACGTCCTCGGCCGCCCGGACAACCTCGTCGCCGGCGCGCTCCGCCGCGCACAATCTCGTGGAGAGTCGCTCAAGGCCTTCCTTCTCGCCGTCAATCTGCAGGTCCCCGGCCGCGATCACCATAGTGCCGTGTTCTACTTCGGTTCCGAGGAGCCTCTCTCTCCGGGTTCGCTCCTCTTCCGGTTCGTCAACGGGGACGACGAGTTTCGGAACGCCCGGTTCAAGATCGTAAACCGCATCGTCCGGGGACCGTGGATTGTCCGGGCGGCCGTGGGCAACTATGCGGCGTGCCTGCTAGGTCGGGCGCTCCAGATCCGGTACGTGAGGGGGCCGAACTACCTGGAGATCGACGTCGACATCGGCTCGTCGGCGCTGGCGAACGCTATCCTGCACCTCGCGCTAGGATACGTGACGACCGTTACGATTGACATGGGATTCTTGGTGGAGGCGCAGGCGGAGGAGGAGCTTCCGGAGAGGCTCATCGGGGCGGTCAGAATCGCCCACATGGAAATGGGCTCCGCCGTGCCCATTGGTATCACGGAAAGCGCCATGACGACCGCCGCGGCCGCTTCTGCCGGGAAGCACCACCACGCCAAGGGCGGGGGAAGGAGCCTCAGCAAAGTGAAGCATGTGGATAAGGACGGATCGGTGGCGGACGAAGTGAGGCCTAACGGTGCAAGTTGA